The following are from one region of the Acidobacteriota bacterium genome:
- a CDS encoding DUF1254 domain-containing protein, which produces MKTALIPSVIMMAAGLVWTAQAADKPKMATQIPPDITTPDSVETRLGTLRFFDGLPDKATVEKVYDNLDFMRGVDVFLNTMAAASTLANIEGLKSVGCDNFAAVIHEDRVDARTLLLTPNTQTATLWAFMDLKAGPLVVEIPPGVLGLADDAWMRYVIDLGLAGPDKGKGGRYLFLPPGYKGEVPEGYFVARPLTYKVWFGARGFSAKGDTGPAVKAFKDHWKVYPLGQEAKAPKMKFINGSGLYFNTIHSTTFKFYEEVNTVVQEEPADSADPEILGQLAAIGIVKGKPFAPDARMKKILTDAAAVGNATARALSFKSRDEQMYFYPGKSWFTPFVGGSHEFIQDGVRLLDARTVFFYVATGISPAMAVKIVGGGSQYACATFDAEGNYFDGGKNYRLRLPPNVPVKTFWSIIPYDTQTRSVLQTDQRDTALTSESGTVKTNDDGSTDIYFSPKAPPGKESNWIQTMPGKGWFTILRLYGALEPWFDQTWRPGEIERVR; this is translated from the coding sequence ATGAAAACCGCGCTCATCCCAAGTGTAATCATGATGGCCGCCGGCCTCGTCTGGACGGCGCAGGCGGCGGACAAGCCGAAGATGGCAACCCAAATCCCGCCGGACATCACCACGCCGGACTCGGTCGAGACGCGACTCGGCACGTTGAGGTTCTTCGACGGGTTGCCGGACAAGGCGACGGTCGAGAAGGTCTATGACAACCTCGACTTCATGCGCGGCGTGGACGTGTTCCTGAACACGATGGCGGCCGCGTCCACGCTGGCCAACATCGAGGGATTGAAGAGCGTGGGCTGCGATAACTTCGCGGCCGTCATCCACGAGGACCGCGTGGATGCCAGGACGCTGCTGCTGACGCCGAACACCCAGACGGCGACGCTCTGGGCGTTCATGGACTTGAAGGCGGGCCCGCTCGTGGTCGAGATCCCGCCCGGCGTGCTCGGCCTGGCCGACGACGCGTGGATGCGATACGTCATCGACCTGGGTTTGGCCGGCCCCGACAAGGGCAAGGGCGGCCGGTATCTCTTCCTGCCCCCCGGCTACAAGGGCGAGGTGCCCGAAGGCTACTTCGTGGCCAGGCCGCTCACGTACAAGGTGTGGTTCGGCGCCCGCGGCTTTTCGGCCAAAGGCGACACCGGTCCGGCGGTGAAGGCCTTCAAGGACCATTGGAAGGTCTATCCGCTCGGGCAGGAGGCGAAGGCGCCGAAGATGAAATTCATCAACGGTTCCGGCCTGTACTTCAACACCATCCACTCGACCACGTTCAAGTTCTACGAAGAGGTCAACACGGTCGTCCAGGAGGAGCCGGCGGATTCTGCCGACCCGGAGATCCTCGGCCAACTCGCCGCCATCGGCATCGTGAAAGGCAAGCCGTTCGCGCCCGACGCGCGCATGAAAAAGATCCTGACGGATGCTGCCGCCGTGGGCAATGCCACTGCGCGCGCCCTTTCGTTCAAGTCCCGCGACGAGCAGATGTACTTTTACCCGGGAAAGTCCTGGTTCACGCCCTTCGTCGGCGGCAGCCACGAGTTCATCCAGGATGGCGTCCGGTTGCTGGATGCGCGCACCGTGTTCTTCTACGTGGCCACCGGCATCAGCCCGGCCATGGCGGTGAAGATCGTCGGCGGCGGGTCGCAATACGCCTGCGCCACCTTCGATGCGGAGGGCAACTATTTTGACGGCGGAAAGAATTACCGGCTGCGTCTGCCGCCGAACGTGCCGGTCAAGACCTTCTGGTCCATCATCCCCTACGACACGCAAACCCGGTCGGTGTTGCAGACCGACCAGCGCGACACGGCCCTGACCAGTGAATCCGGCACCGTGAAAACCAACGACGACGGCTCCACGGATATTTACTTTAGCCCGAAAGCGCCTCCCGGAAAGGAAAGCAACTGGATCCAGACCATGCCCGGCAAAGGCTGGTTCACCATCCTGCGCCTCTACGGCGCGCTCGAGCCGTGGTTCGACCAGACCTGGAGACCCGGGGAGATCGAACGGGTGAGATGA
- a CDS encoding mechanosensitive ion channel family protein → MSSPKCFAAGLLLVVIGIGIPALSAQEGGERPGESGPDARPRINMASVEVDGRALFKIRGVSALPAEKRAEQIADTIRSVARDKAFDPEKLLVVDAQNMTHLMAGPVRVVTIFDADGRIEDVSRHALIQVVLRRIKRAIVDYRAEREPGAIWKSALSAAGITLLCAVVVFCLVWLKRRILHDLAVRIEERVRSMGMEALKEGGTERFGAILRRGMRSVFTVLIGVTVFVNVHLVLGLFPWTRPAYARLSDWVISPLNLMGKSLLDQVPNLIFLLLLFFVLRGALGLIRLFFDSIARGALHLSAFEPEWALPTYKIVRLVVVAFGLIVAYPYIPGSDSAAFKGVSLFIGVVFSLGSSSVISNLLAGYTLTYRKAFKIGDRVKIGDVVGDVTSSRLQVTHVRSLKNEEVIIPNSSILNGEVVNYSSLAQSHGLILHTTVGIGYETPWRQVEAMLRLAAERTPELLREPAPFVLYKALGDFSVVYELNVYCDKPQDMSRLYALLNRSILDVFNEYGVQIMTPAYEGDPAEPKVVPKEEWFKCPAAPAGPAKP, encoded by the coding sequence ATGAGTTCCCCGAAATGCTTTGCCGCAGGGTTGCTGCTGGTGGTCATCGGGATCGGCATCCCGGCGCTCTCCGCCCAGGAAGGGGGCGAGAGGCCCGGTGAAAGCGGTCCCGATGCCAGGCCCCGTATCAACATGGCCTCGGTCGAAGTGGACGGGCGGGCGCTGTTCAAGATCCGAGGGGTGTCCGCCTTGCCGGCCGAGAAACGGGCCGAACAGATCGCGGACACCATCCGCTCCGTCGCCCGCGACAAGGCCTTTGACCCGGAAAAACTCCTGGTGGTCGACGCGCAGAACATGACCCACCTCATGGCCGGCCCGGTTCGCGTCGTCACGATCTTCGACGCGGACGGAAGGATCGAGGACGTGTCCCGGCACGCTCTGATACAGGTGGTTCTCCGGCGCATCAAGCGGGCCATCGTCGACTACCGGGCGGAGCGCGAACCGGGGGCGATCTGGAAAAGCGCCCTGTCAGCCGCCGGCATCACGCTCCTGTGCGCCGTCGTCGTCTTTTGCCTGGTCTGGCTGAAGCGCCGCATCCTGCACGACCTGGCGGTCCGGATCGAGGAGCGGGTCCGGTCGATGGGGATGGAAGCGCTGAAGGAGGGCGGCACGGAACGCTTCGGCGCGATCCTTCGCCGGGGGATGCGCAGCGTCTTCACCGTGCTCATCGGCGTGACGGTTTTTGTCAACGTCCACCTGGTGCTCGGCCTGTTCCCCTGGACCCGGCCGGCCTACGCCCGGCTGTCCGACTGGGTCATCAGTCCCCTGAACCTCATGGGGAAGTCCCTGCTCGACCAGGTCCCCAACCTCATCTTCCTGCTGCTGCTTTTCTTCGTTCTGCGGGGCGCCCTCGGGTTGATCCGCCTGTTCTTCGATTCCATCGCCCGGGGGGCCTTGCACCTCTCCGCCTTCGAGCCGGAGTGGGCCCTGCCCACCTACAAGATCGTCCGGCTGGTCGTGGTGGCCTTCGGCCTGATCGTCGCCTACCCCTACATCCCCGGCTCGGACTCCGCGGCGTTCAAGGGCGTTTCCCTCTTCATCGGCGTGGTCTTCTCCCTCGGGTCCTCCTCAGTGATCTCGAACCTGCTGGCCGGCTACACTCTCACGTACCGGAAAGCGTTCAAGATCGGGGACCGGGTCAAAATCGGGGACGTCGTGGGGGACGTGACCTCCAGCCGGCTCCAGGTCACCCACGTCCGGAGCCTGAAGAACGAGGAGGTGATCATCCCGAATTCAAGCATCCTGAACGGCGAGGTCGTCAATTACAGCTCGCTGGCCCAATCCCACGGCCTGATCCTGCACACCACCGTCGGCATCGGTTACGAGACCCCCTGGCGGCAGGTGGAGGCCATGCTCAGGCTGGCGGCCGAACGGACCCCCGAACTGCTCCGGGAACCCGCGCCCTTCGTTCTCTACAAGGCGCTCGGGGACTTCAGCGTCGTCTACGAACTGAACGTCTACTGTGACAAGCCGCAGGACATGAGCCGGCTCTACGCCCTGCTGAACCGTTCGATCCTGGACGTGTTCAACGAGTACGGCGTGCAGATCATGACCCCGGCCTACGAGGGCGATCCGGCCGAACCGAAGGTCGTGCCGAAGGAGGAGTGGTTCAAGTGCCCCGCTGCCCCCGCCGGGCCGGCGAAGCCATAG
- a CDS encoding sigma 54-interacting transcriptional regulator, which translates to MAESSEDRLAGDWEERLRFESLVTELSASFINLPSEQIDAKIVDALRRICEELRIDACGMWSVSTEDPQNLSLAHYYRLMDGPAPPEPMRAREFYPWCLRELSTGRTIVVSSMDGLPPEAAVDRESWRHFDIKSALVLPLAAGGLPPIGVLSFNAIREEHPWPEPAVKRLLLLTEIIANALHRKRSDQALRESEARLNLAAASADAGLWSLDLRTGRFWVTDKARELFRFAPEQDITLEGFLDVVHTGDRDRVRQAVDDATRDRVEIRLEYRIVLPDGDTRWIASRGTIRVDGTGVPDRLTGVSMDVTERKRNEQALLEQKARLEAAVEVGGIGFYEMRNPPMFVYMDERIQDLFGLPAGNEHQVRDFFLEHVHPEDRVRVLEMSREMLTGKLDRARLVYRYRHPDRGELWFSHSAQITGRDGDGNALGTLGAIRDITEEKRAELSLKQAFEQIRELKDRLQQENVYLREEITHGYEQGSIIGHSAAIRKTLQLVDQVAPTLSTVLIQGETGTGKELVAHLIHQLSPRADRLMITVNCSALPETLVESELFGREKGAYTGALTRQAGRFELADGSTLFLDEIGELTPVVQVRLLRVLQEGFLERLGSSKTLAVNVRVIAATNRDLAEEVRKGTFRQDLYYRLNVFPIQVPPLRDRPEDIPLLVRSFVEEFSRRIGRSIRQVPRRVMEALQRYPWPGNVRELRNVIERAVIVSTGQTLLVDLPVTATDTSAAPVSLAEAEAELIRATLKRTGGRIKGPGGAAAQLGMKPSTLYTRMNKLGIPTRRDNREP; encoded by the coding sequence GTGGCGGAATCGAGTGAAGACAGGCTGGCGGGGGACTGGGAAGAGCGGCTGCGCTTCGAATCCCTGGTCACCGAACTGTCGGCGTCGTTCATCAACCTGCCCTCCGAGCAGATCGACGCGAAGATCGTGGACGCCCTGCGCCGGATCTGCGAGGAACTTCGAATCGACGCGTGCGGCATGTGGTCAGTGTCGACCGAGGACCCGCAGAACCTGTCCCTGGCCCACTACTACCGCCTGATGGACGGACCGGCCCCGCCGGAACCGATGCGCGCCCGGGAGTTCTACCCCTGGTGTTTGCGGGAACTGTCGACCGGCCGGACCATCGTCGTCTCCTCCATGGACGGCCTGCCGCCCGAAGCGGCTGTCGACCGGGAATCCTGGCGCCACTTCGACATCAAATCAGCCCTGGTCCTGCCTCTGGCGGCGGGGGGGCTCCCCCCGATCGGGGTCCTGTCCTTCAACGCCATCCGGGAGGAACACCCCTGGCCGGAACCGGCCGTGAAAAGGCTTCTCCTGTTGACGGAGATCATCGCCAACGCCCTCCACCGGAAGCGATCCGACCAGGCCCTGCGGGAGAGCGAGGCGCGGCTGAACCTGGCCGCGGCGTCCGCGGACGCCGGCCTGTGGTCCCTGGACCTGAGGACCGGCCGTTTCTGGGTCACGGATAAGGCCCGGGAACTGTTCCGTTTCGCTCCGGAACAAGACATCACGCTGGAGGGCTTCCTTGACGTCGTCCACACCGGGGACCGTGATCGGGTCCGGCAGGCGGTGGACGACGCGACACGCGATCGAGTTGAAATCCGCCTCGAGTATCGCATCGTGCTCCCGGACGGCGACACCCGGTGGATCGCCTCCCGGGGGACGATCCGGGTGGACGGAACCGGGGTGCCGGACCGCCTGACAGGGGTTTCGATGGACGTGACCGAGCGAAAGCGGAACGAGCAGGCCCTGCTTGAGCAGAAGGCGAGGCTGGAGGCCGCCGTCGAGGTGGGGGGCATCGGCTTCTACGAGATGCGCAACCCCCCGATGTTCGTGTACATGGACGAGCGCATCCAGGACCTGTTCGGTCTCCCGGCCGGGAACGAGCACCAGGTGAGGGACTTCTTCCTGGAACACGTCCACCCCGAGGACCGCGTCCGGGTCCTCGAGATGAGCCGGGAGATGCTGACCGGGAAGCTGGACCGGGCACGGCTCGTCTACCGCTACCGGCACCCGGACCGGGGAGAATTGTGGTTCAGCCACTCCGCCCAGATCACGGGGCGCGATGGGGACGGCAACGCCCTCGGAACCTTGGGGGCCATCCGGGACATCACGGAGGAGAAGCGCGCCGAACTGTCCCTGAAGCAGGCTTTCGAACAGATCCGGGAACTGAAGGACCGGCTGCAGCAGGAAAACGTTTACCTCCGCGAGGAGATCACCCACGGTTACGAACAGGGCAGCATCATCGGGCACAGCGCCGCCATCCGGAAGACCCTGCAACTGGTCGACCAGGTGGCCCCGACCCTGTCCACCGTGCTCATCCAGGGGGAGACCGGCACCGGGAAGGAACTGGTCGCCCACCTCATCCACCAGCTCAGCCCGCGGGCCGACCGGCTGATGATCACGGTCAACTGCTCCGCCCTGCCCGAGACCCTCGTCGAGAGCGAGCTGTTCGGGCGGGAGAAGGGGGCCTACACGGGGGCGCTGACGCGGCAGGCCGGGCGCTTCGAACTCGCCGACGGCTCGACCCTCTTCCTCGACGAGATCGGCGAGCTGACGCCGGTCGTCCAGGTCCGGCTGCTCCGGGTCCTCCAGGAGGGTTTCCTGGAGCGCCTGGGGAGTTCGAAGACCCTCGCCGTAAACGTGCGCGTCATCGCCGCCACCAACCGGGACCTGGCAGAGGAGGTCCGGAAGGGGACCTTCCGGCAGGACCTGTACTACCGCCTCAACGTGTTTCCGATCCAGGTCCCCCCCCTGCGGGACCGCCCCGAGGACATCCCCCTCCTGGTCCGGTCCTTCGTCGAGGAGTTCTCCAGGCGGATCGGCCGGAGCATCCGGCAGGTGCCGCGCCGGGTCATGGAGGCGCTCCAGCGCTACCCGTGGCCCGGGAACGTCCGCGAGTTGCGTAACGTCATCGAGCGGGCGGTGATCGTCTCCACCGGGCAGACCCTCCTGGTCGACCTCCCGGTGACGGCGACGGACACTTCCGCGGCCCCCGTCTCCCTCGCCGAAGCCGAGGCGGAACTCATCCGGGCCACTTTGAAGCGGACCGGCGGGCGGATCAAGGGCCCCGGCGGGGCGGCCGCCCAGCTCGGGATGAAACCGTCCACCCTCTACACCCGCATGAACAAGCTCGGCATCCCCACCCGCCGGGACAACCGGGAGCCGTGA
- a CDS encoding antibiotic biosynthesis monooxygenase, with translation MLTILKIVPLSGKRDAVLGVLRSIESLLSGRAGCMDCAVFEQSGNEKAILYLDQWRTPEDLRLHIQSNLFHRLLLAMELGSRAPELSFYEVSDTRGLSWIQELRMKKIDLDEEHGLFRQR, from the coding sequence ATGCTGACCATTCTCAAAATCGTGCCTTTGAGCGGGAAGCGGGACGCCGTGCTGGGGGTCCTCCGGTCCATCGAGAGCCTCTTGTCCGGGCGCGCGGGGTGCATGGACTGCGCCGTCTTCGAGCAGTCGGGGAACGAGAAGGCCATCCTCTACCTTGACCAGTGGCGCACACCCGAGGACCTGCGCCTGCACATCCAGTCCAACCTCTTCCATCGGCTGCTGCTGGCCATGGAACTGGGTTCCCGGGCCCCGGAACTCAGCTTCTACGAGGTGTCGGACACCCGGGGGCTGAGCTGGATCCAGGAACTGCGGATGAAAAAGATCGACCTGGACGAAGAGCACGGGCTCTTCCGTCAACGTTGA
- a CDS encoding neuromedin U: MLILGLIVLAGGAAAQEESKEALAKAAQNPVASMMSFPFQNNVNFGVGPYDRTQYVMNFQPVIPFRLSENWNLITRTIIPVLYQPDAWAPTGSTGGVGDIQASFFLSPAKAGKLIWGAGPVIQFPSGTDPMISQGAWGLGPTFVALTMPGHWVIGGLVNNLWSVGGQEGRPDVNQFLFQYFVNYNMKDGWYVSVSPIITANWKAGEGERWTVPFGGGFGKIFKLGKVPVNGSAALYYNAVTPESTGARWSMRLQLTLLFPAGGKK, encoded by the coding sequence ATCCTGATATTGGGTCTGATTGTCCTGGCGGGGGGCGCCGCGGCCCAGGAGGAGAGCAAGGAGGCCCTGGCCAAGGCCGCGCAGAACCCCGTGGCCAGCATGATGAGCTTCCCGTTTCAAAACAACGTCAACTTCGGCGTGGGGCCGTACGACCGGACCCAGTACGTCATGAACTTTCAGCCGGTCATCCCTTTCCGGCTGAGCGAGAACTGGAACCTGATCACCCGGACCATCATCCCGGTGCTGTACCAGCCGGACGCCTGGGCGCCGACGGGAAGCACGGGCGGGGTGGGCGACATCCAGGCCAGCTTCTTCCTGTCGCCCGCCAAGGCGGGGAAGCTCATCTGGGGCGCGGGGCCCGTCATCCAGTTCCCCTCCGGGACGGACCCGATGATCTCCCAGGGGGCCTGGGGCCTGGGCCCCACCTTCGTCGCCCTGACGATGCCGGGGCACTGGGTGATCGGCGGCCTGGTGAACAACCTCTGGTCGGTGGGCGGCCAGGAGGGGCGCCCCGACGTCAACCAGTTTCTTTTCCAGTACTTCGTCAATTACAACATGAAGGACGGCTGGTACGTCTCTGTCTCGCCCATCATCACGGCCAACTGGAAGGCAGGCGAGGGGGAGCGCTGGACGGTGCCCTTCGGGGGCGGGTTCGGCAAAATCTTCAAACTGGGGAAGGTGCCGGTGAACGGGAGCGCGGCCCTGTACTACAACGCGGTGACGCCCGAGAGCACCGGGGCGCGGTGGTCGATGCGCCTCCAGTTGACGCTGCTCTTCCCGGCGGGGGGAAAGAAGTGA